In Saccharicrinis fermentans DSM 9555 = JCM 21142, a genomic segment contains:
- a CDS encoding UDP-N-acetylmuramoyl-L-alanyl-D-glutamate--2,6-diaminopimelate ligase, with protein sequence MAKVSQIQEWTSVKRFVGNKDVEFSEITFDSRMASSNALFVAVRGVHVDGHLFISKAIEAGCSIVVCEELPNGEYENTTFVLVEDSALALGEIAAGFYGNPSEKMVLVGVTGTNGKTTVATLLHGLFRDMGFESGLFSTVANFIGSEKLPSTHTTPDPVALNKIMQRMVDAGCKYCFMEVSSHAIDQKRIAGLSFKGGIFTNLTHDHLDYHKTFDAYLKAKKAFFDGLPKDAFAIVNVDDKNGMVMVQNCKAHVKTYSIRSMADYKAKIVESMFEGMQLVINNEELWTPFVGKFNAQNLLAVYGAAASLGCDIREVLLSLSRLHSVDGRFQTMRSASGITAVVDYAHTPDALKNVIETINQIRQPEQALLTVVGAGGDRDKTKRPEMAGVAVSGSDRVILTSDNPRSEDPQSIVDDMMEGVDLQSKIKVLTVVDRKEAIKAACMLAKRGDIVLVAGKGHEDYQEIQGVKHHFDDREVIKEIFDMI encoded by the coding sequence ATGGCAAAGGTTTCGCAAATACAAGAATGGACCAGCGTAAAGCGGTTTGTAGGAAACAAAGATGTGGAATTTTCAGAGATCACTTTTGACTCTCGCATGGCTTCTTCGAATGCGCTTTTTGTGGCGGTTAGAGGGGTGCATGTGGATGGTCATTTGTTTATTTCAAAGGCGATTGAAGCGGGTTGCTCTATTGTTGTCTGTGAAGAATTACCCAACGGAGAATATGAAAATACCACTTTTGTGCTTGTGGAGGATTCGGCCTTGGCCTTGGGTGAGATTGCTGCTGGTTTTTATGGAAATCCATCGGAGAAAATGGTGTTGGTGGGTGTAACCGGAACCAATGGTAAGACCACGGTGGCTACCTTGTTGCATGGGCTTTTTCGTGATATGGGCTTTGAATCGGGCTTGTTTAGCACGGTGGCTAACTTTATTGGGAGCGAAAAATTGCCTTCTACACACACCACTCCGGATCCGGTTGCTTTGAATAAAATAATGCAACGCATGGTTGATGCCGGTTGTAAATATTGTTTTATGGAAGTGAGCTCACATGCCATTGATCAGAAGAGAATTGCTGGCTTAAGTTTCAAAGGTGGTATATTTACTAACCTGACGCACGATCATCTTGATTATCATAAAACTTTTGATGCTTACCTGAAGGCTAAAAAGGCTTTTTTTGATGGCTTGCCGAAAGATGCTTTCGCCATTGTGAATGTGGATGATAAAAATGGTATGGTAATGGTACAAAACTGCAAGGCGCATGTGAAAACATATTCCATACGATCGATGGCTGATTATAAAGCTAAAATTGTAGAGAGTATGTTTGAGGGAATGCAGTTGGTTATCAATAATGAAGAGCTATGGACTCCCTTTGTAGGTAAGTTCAATGCCCAGAATTTATTGGCCGTGTATGGTGCTGCTGCATCTTTGGGTTGCGATATAAGAGAAGTGCTGCTGAGTCTGAGTCGTTTGCATTCGGTAGATGGTAGGTTTCAGACTATGCGCTCAGCGTCTGGTATCACCGCAGTGGTTGATTATGCGCATACACCAGATGCATTGAAAAATGTGATAGAAACGATTAATCAAATACGTCAGCCTGAACAGGCATTGCTAACGGTTGTGGGTGCGGGTGGCGACAGGGATAAGACCAAGCGGCCGGAGATGGCTGGTGTGGCAGTGTCAGGGAGTGATAGAGTGATATTGACATCTGATAATCCTCGGTCTGAAGATCCTCAGTCTATTGTAGATGATATGATGGAGGGGGTGGATCTTCAGAGTAAAATAAAGGTATTGACGGTGGTGGATCGAAAGGAAGCCATTAAGGCTGCTTGTATGTTGGCCAAAAGAGGCGATATTGTATTGGTGGCCGGTAAGGGTCATGAAGACTATCAAGAGATACAAGGAGTAAAGCATCATTTTGATGATAGAGAAGTAATTAAAGAAATTTTTGATATGATATAA
- the murD gene encoding UDP-N-acetylmuramoyl-L-alanine--D-glutamate ligase, whose protein sequence is MCKRIVILGAGESGVGAALLAQKRGCEVFVSDKAFIKESFKDELQGHGIAFEQGQHSLDKILCADQVVKSPGIPDRVPVIIALKEKGIPVISEIEFAAQYTDAKFVAISGSNGKTTTTLLIYHILTGAGLDVGLAGNIGQSLARQIALDAPKEWYVLELSSFQLDGMYDFKADIAVLLNITPDHLDRYDYEMQNYIDSKFRIVQNQTKDDYFIYCLDDENILRELEVRDIKAQQLPFSNKVEVSDGAFFQDNKIVFNLKEDAMSVFIEQLAIQGQHNRYNTMAAGIVARLFQIRKPSIRECLLSFKGVEHRLEKVLKVRGMSFINDSKATNVNSSWYALESMGTKVIWIAGGVDKGNDYAEIKELAKEKVKALVCLGTDNKKLLENFKGIVPTIVEVSSMAEAVKSAYYLGDKGDAILLSPACASFDLFENYEERGRMFKECVRNL, encoded by the coding sequence ATGTGTAAAAGAATTGTCATATTAGGTGCAGGAGAGAGTGGAGTGGGTGCTGCATTGTTGGCACAAAAGAGGGGTTGTGAGGTTTTTGTATCTGATAAAGCGTTTATTAAAGAATCGTTTAAAGATGAGTTGCAAGGGCATGGGATCGCTTTTGAACAGGGACAGCATTCCTTGGATAAAATTTTGTGTGCCGACCAGGTAGTGAAAAGTCCCGGAATACCGGATCGGGTACCTGTGATTATTGCGCTTAAGGAAAAGGGGATACCTGTGATTTCTGAAATAGAATTTGCAGCCCAATATACGGACGCTAAGTTTGTGGCAATTAGTGGGAGTAATGGTAAAACAACCACTACATTGCTTATTTATCATATATTGACCGGGGCCGGATTGGATGTTGGATTGGCTGGTAATATTGGCCAAAGTCTGGCCCGCCAAATAGCCTTGGATGCGCCTAAGGAATGGTATGTGTTGGAGCTGAGTAGTTTTCAGCTGGATGGTATGTACGATTTTAAAGCAGATATAGCTGTGTTGTTAAATATCACACCTGATCATTTAGATAGGTATGACTATGAAATGCAAAATTATATTGATTCAAAATTTAGGATTGTTCAAAATCAAACAAAGGATGATTATTTTATTTATTGTTTAGATGACGAGAATATTTTACGGGAGCTGGAGGTAAGAGATATAAAGGCTCAGCAGTTGCCGTTTTCCAATAAAGTAGAAGTTAGTGATGGAGCCTTTTTTCAAGATAACAAAATAGTATTTAATCTAAAGGAGGATGCTATGAGTGTATTTATTGAACAGCTGGCCATTCAGGGCCAGCACAATCGTTATAATACGATGGCAGCGGGCATTGTGGCTCGTTTGTTTCAAATCAGGAAACCTAGCATTCGTGAGTGTCTCTTGAGTTTTAAGGGAGTGGAACATCGTTTGGAAAAGGTGCTTAAGGTGAGAGGGATGAGTTTTATCAACGACTCTAAAGCTACTAATGTAAATTCATCATGGTATGCTTTGGAAAGCATGGGTACGAAGGTGATATGGATTGCTGGGGGCGTTGATAAGGGGAACGATTATGCAGAAATAAAAGAGTTGGCAAAGGAAAAGGTGAAGGCCTTGGTGTGTCTAGGTACCGATAATAAGAAGCTGTTGGAGAACTTTAAAGGTATTGTACCTACTATTGTGGAGGTCTCAAGTATGGCTGAGGCCGTTAAGTCGGCGTATTATCTGGGCGACAAAGGGGATGCCATCTTGCTCTCGCCCGCTTGTGCGAGCTTTGATCTGTTTGAGAATTACGAAGAGCGTGGTCGTATGTTTAAAGAGTGTGTTAGAAATTTGTAG
- a CDS encoding FtsL-like putative cell division protein — MAKKKRKDKEFVGSGDVTFKKISLRDFVSGRIFTREVVVKQLPFFLFLTMLAFAYISNHFKVEKLLKRAAELNKEIQELQIEAITTSSDLMYFSKQSVISNKVREAGVELEELTEPPRKIIVKKTD; from the coding sequence ATGGCTAAAAAGAAAAGGAAAGATAAAGAGTTTGTGGGTTCTGGTGATGTTACTTTTAAAAAAATATCGTTGAGGGACTTTGTTTCGGGGAGGATTTTTACCCGTGAAGTAGTGGTGAAGCAGTTGCCTTTTTTTTTGTTTTTGACTATGCTGGCTTTTGCTTATATCTCTAATCATTTTAAAGTGGAGAAGTTGTTGAAACGAGCCGCTGAGTTAAATAAGGAAATTCAGGAACTACAAATTGAGGCGATCACGACATCCTCGGATCTGATGTATTTTAGTAAGCAGTCGGTTATTTCAAATAAAGTAAGGGAGGCTGGGGTAGAGCTTGAGGAATTAACGGAGCCACCACGGAAAATTATTGTAAAGAAAACAGATTAG
- a CDS encoding penicillin-binding protein: MTIKRDITWRVGVIYLALVVLAVFVFGKVVYLQVVEGAEWRAMEQKMTNKERKIEANRGNILASDGRKLACSVPSYRLYMDLMAHGLTNEIFNSNIDSLSYCLSKFFKDQSASTYKRRLTKARQQHKRYFRIHHRRVSFTELKEIKKFPIFRLGKNVGGFIPEQLDQRKKPFGILASRTIGKLYEEKEKGGMVGLERAFNEDLKGKSGVSTFTRISGRWVPEEVMPPQNGKDILTSIDIEIQDVAENSLKRQLVKHNAHHGVAILMEVQTGAIKAMVNLHRKSEGVYVEDYFNYAIGEATEPGSTFKLASMIVALEDGYVNLDDSIDTGKGVHRFYDRTMKDSHYGGFGKITYRQVFEKSSNVGISRMIFENYNAQPQKFIDRLYSMGLNKKHGLEIKGEGEPMIKYPGSKSWSGVSLPWISIGYESKLTPLQILTFYNAVANNGKMMKPYFVEGVYQHGEEVKSFKPVVLNPSICSLGTIEKVHDLLVGVVEHGTGNNLKNNNYKIAGKTGTAQIAKGSGGYKNGGVEYQASFVGYFPADRPRYSCIVVVNGPSNNVYYGNVVAGSVFKQISDRVYASGFDMLDEHPVEVPKEGVLPYSKGGKKEDLLTVFEDMNVTIDGKDVESEWISTNAQEHKVNFSRKTFSNGLVPNVKGMGAKDAVVLLENMGMKVIVSGRGRVIGQSVPPGARFKTGTKVFIKLG, translated from the coding sequence ATGACTATTAAAAGAGACATAACATGGAGAGTGGGTGTCATCTATCTGGCTTTGGTAGTGTTGGCCGTTTTTGTTTTTGGTAAGGTGGTGTACCTGCAGGTTGTTGAGGGGGCTGAGTGGCGGGCAATGGAGCAGAAGATGACCAATAAGGAGCGAAAAATTGAAGCCAATAGGGGAAATATATTGGCCAGCGATGGACGTAAGCTGGCGTGTTCTGTTCCTAGTTATCGCTTGTATATGGATTTGATGGCGCATGGACTTACCAATGAAATCTTTAACAGTAATATTGATAGTCTTAGTTATTGTTTGTCCAAGTTTTTTAAAGATCAGTCGGCATCTACTTATAAAAGACGTCTCACCAAGGCACGGCAGCAGCATAAACGGTATTTTCGCATTCATCACAGACGGGTTTCGTTTACGGAGTTGAAAGAAATTAAGAAGTTTCCGATTTTTCGCCTGGGAAAAAATGTGGGAGGCTTTATTCCTGAGCAGTTGGATCAACGAAAAAAACCATTTGGAATCTTAGCCTCTCGTACTATTGGTAAGCTGTACGAAGAGAAAGAAAAGGGGGGTATGGTAGGTTTGGAGCGTGCCTTCAATGAGGATTTGAAAGGCAAGAGTGGTGTGAGTACCTTTACGCGTATTTCAGGTCGTTGGGTGCCCGAGGAGGTAATGCCTCCTCAAAATGGAAAGGATATTCTTACTTCTATTGATATTGAGATTCAGGATGTGGCAGAAAATTCGCTGAAGCGGCAGCTGGTGAAGCATAATGCCCATCATGGGGTGGCTATACTGATGGAGGTTCAGACAGGAGCTATCAAAGCGATGGTGAATTTACATCGTAAGAGCGAAGGGGTTTATGTTGAAGATTATTTTAATTACGCCATCGGAGAGGCGACTGAGCCGGGATCTACTTTTAAGCTGGCCAGTATGATCGTTGCCTTGGAGGATGGCTATGTGAATCTGGATGATTCCATAGATACCGGAAAGGGTGTTCATAGATTTTATGATCGCACGATGAAAGATAGTCATTATGGTGGTTTTGGTAAGATTACTTACAGGCAGGTTTTTGAGAAATCATCTAATGTAGGTATCTCTAGAATGATTTTTGAAAACTATAATGCGCAACCGCAAAAATTTATTGATAGACTCTATTCTATGGGTCTGAACAAGAAGCATGGGCTGGAGATTAAAGGGGAAGGTGAACCAATGATTAAATATCCGGGATCAAAAAGCTGGTCGGGGGTTTCTTTGCCATGGATCTCTATTGGTTATGAGTCAAAGTTGACACCCTTACAAATACTGACTTTTTATAATGCAGTGGCCAATAATGGAAAAATGATGAAGCCTTACTTTGTGGAGGGGGTTTATCAGCATGGTGAAGAAGTAAAGTCTTTTAAGCCAGTTGTGCTGAATCCATCTATTTGCTCCTTGGGTACCATCGAAAAAGTGCATGATTTACTGGTGGGTGTGGTTGAGCATGGTACCGGAAATAATCTTAAAAATAATAATTATAAGATAGCTGGAAAAACAGGAACAGCTCAAATTGCCAAGGGTAGTGGTGGTTATAAAAATGGAGGCGTGGAGTATCAGGCCTCGTTTGTTGGATATTTTCCCGCTGATAGACCCAGGTATTCATGTATTGTTGTGGTGAATGGTCCTTCTAATAATGTTTATTACGGTAATGTGGTGGCCGGATCTGTGTTTAAACAAATTTCGGATCGGGTATATGCATCTGGATTTGATATGTTAGATGAGCATCCGGTGGAGGTTCCTAAAGAAGGGGTGCTGCCTTATTCTAAAGGAGGAAAGAAGGAGGATTTGTTGACGGTGTTTGAGGATATGAATGTAACCATCGATGGTAAGGATGTGGAGTCGGAATGGATATCGACCAATGCACAAGAGCATAAAGTTAATTTTAGCAGAAAAACGTTTTCCAATGGCTTGGTACCCAATGTAAAAGGTATGGGAGCAAAGGATGCGGTTGTTTTGCTTGAGAATATGGGTATGAAGGTGATTGTTTCTGGCAGGGGTAGGGTTATTGGACAGTCAGTGCCTCCCGGAGCAAGATTTAAAACAGGAACAAAGGTATTTATAAAGTTAGGATAG
- the murG gene encoding undecaprenyldiphospho-muramoylpentapeptide beta-N-acetylglucosaminyltransferase — MKVIISGGGTGGHIFPAISIANALKVADPSVQLLFVGAEGKMEMEKVPAAGYEIVGLPVAGFQRRLTFKNVTFFFKLAASMRKAKKVVRQFKPDVVVGVGGYASGPVLRVATANNIPTIIQEQNSYPGVTNKILSKKVSKICVAYPGMERFFPALKIILTGNPIRQNLLNRVGREEAAAYFGLDPNRKVVFVTGGSLGAGTINEGIQAGYGLLEKEGVQLIWQTGKYYYKKIKEAVPENKNIKIMAFVDRMEAAFSLADVVVSRAGASSISEIALLGKATVFVPSPNVSEDHQTKNAMALVKEDAAEMVRDGDVAEELVVKVLALLNDDGRLEMLKQHVKKFAMPDAAKVIVEELFKLVKK, encoded by the coding sequence ATGAAGGTTATAATAAGTGGAGGAGGAACCGGAGGACATATTTTTCCGGCAATTTCAATAGCAAATGCTTTAAAGGTCGCAGATCCCTCTGTGCAGTTATTGTTTGTTGGGGCTGAGGGTAAGATGGAGATGGAGAAAGTACCGGCGGCAGGGTATGAAATTGTGGGATTACCTGTGGCTGGTTTTCAGCGGAGGCTCACTTTTAAGAATGTGACCTTCTTTTTTAAGTTGGCCGCCAGTATGCGCAAGGCTAAGAAGGTAGTGCGGCAGTTTAAGCCTGATGTGGTGGTGGGTGTAGGTGGCTATGCCAGTGGGCCGGTGTTGCGCGTGGCAACTGCCAATAATATTCCGACCATTATTCAGGAACAGAACTCTTATCCGGGCGTTACAAATAAAATATTATCCAAGAAGGTGAGTAAGATATGTGTTGCTTATCCGGGAATGGAAAGGTTTTTTCCGGCGTTAAAAATTATATTAACAGGTAATCCTATACGTCAAAACCTACTGAATAGGGTAGGTAGAGAGGAGGCCGCTGCCTATTTTGGACTGGATCCCAATAGAAAGGTGGTTTTTGTTACCGGAGGAAGTCTGGGTGCAGGAACCATTAATGAGGGTATACAGGCTGGTTATGGATTGTTGGAAAAAGAAGGTGTTCAGTTGATATGGCAAACAGGTAAGTATTATTATAAAAAGATAAAGGAAGCAGTTCCTGAAAATAAAAATATTAAAATAATGGCTTTTGTTGATCGTATGGAGGCTGCTTTTTCATTGGCCGATGTGGTGGTTTCTCGGGCTGGAGCTTCGTCCATATCAGAAATTGCCCTCTTGGGAAAAGCTACTGTATTTGTTCCGTCGCCTAATGTGTCAGAGGATCATCAGACCAAGAATGCCATGGCCCTTGTGAAGGAGGATGCGGCTGAGATGGTCAGGGATGGAGATGTGGCGGAAGAGCTTGTTGTTAAAGTGCTGGCCTTATTAAATGATGATGGCAGGCTCGAAATGTTGAAGCAACATGTGAAGAAGTTTGCTATGCCCGATGCAGCAAAAGTTATTGTGGAAGAATTATTTAAGCTGGTTAAGAAATAG
- the mraY gene encoding phospho-N-acetylmuramoyl-pentapeptide-transferase encodes MLYYLFEYLEQMDIPGAGMFQYISFRSGLAVIVSLLIGTIYGKHVINVLQKKQIGEVVRDLNLEGQYAKKGTPTMGGIIIIASILIPTLLFAKLSNVYIILMLVSTVWLGVIGFLDDYIKVFKKNKEGLAGRFKIIGQIGLGLIVGLTLWFSDSVVVREKVPGETIVVLNESGEQVERPATIDVKSTQTTVPFMKNNRFDYAWFVGFMGEGAAKWGWVVFVLAVIFVITAVSNGANMTDGLDGLATGTSAIIGTTLGILAYVSSNTVFAEYLHIMYIPQSEELVIFMSAFIGATIGFLWYNSFPAQVFMGDTGSLTLGGIIAVFAIIIKTELLIPILCGIFLVENISVMVQVSWFKYTKKRYGVGRRVFKMAPLHHHYQKKGYTESKIVTRFWIVGILLAVLTIVTLKVR; translated from the coding sequence ATGTTGTACTATCTTTTTGAATACTTGGAGCAAATGGATATTCCCGGAGCCGGAATGTTTCAGTATATTTCATTTCGTTCGGGTTTGGCTGTGATTGTATCTCTATTGATAGGTACAATTTATGGTAAGCATGTAATTAATGTATTGCAGAAAAAGCAAATTGGTGAGGTGGTTCGTGATTTGAATTTGGAAGGGCAGTATGCAAAAAAAGGTACCCCAACCATGGGAGGTATTATCATTATTGCTTCTATTCTTATTCCAACTCTATTGTTTGCTAAATTATCCAATGTATATATTATACTTATGTTGGTGTCTACAGTGTGGCTGGGAGTGATTGGTTTTCTGGATGATTATATTAAGGTATTTAAAAAAAATAAGGAGGGCCTGGCAGGACGATTCAAAATCATTGGTCAAATTGGATTGGGACTTATTGTGGGGTTAACGCTTTGGTTTAGTGATTCTGTGGTAGTGCGTGAAAAAGTACCCGGCGAAACGATTGTGGTGCTCAATGAATCTGGTGAGCAAGTGGAGCGTCCGGCAACCATTGATGTAAAAAGTACCCAAACAACCGTTCCTTTTATGAAAAATAATAGGTTCGACTATGCCTGGTTTGTGGGTTTTATGGGTGAAGGAGCTGCCAAATGGGGATGGGTAGTGTTTGTTTTGGCTGTTATCTTTGTGATTACAGCAGTGTCGAATGGGGCTAATATGACCGACGGTTTGGATGGGCTGGCAACAGGTACCTCGGCTATCATTGGTACTACCTTGGGTATTTTGGCCTATGTTTCCAGTAATACTGTTTTTGCGGAATATCTTCATATAATGTATATACCTCAGTCGGAAGAATTGGTGATATTTATGAGTGCATTTATTGGAGCGACCATTGGTTTTTTATGGTATAATTCTTTTCCAGCTCAAGTGTTTATGGGTGATACTGGTAGTTTGACCTTGGGAGGTATTATTGCGGTGTTTGCCATTATTATTAAAACAGAGCTGTTAATTCCTATTCTTTGTGGAATTTTCTTAGTGGAGAATATATCAGTTATGGTTCAGGTTTCGTGGTTTAAATACACTAAAAAAAGATATGGAGTGGGACGAAGGGTCTTTAAGATGGCACCCTTACATCATCATTATCAAAAGAAAGGGTATACAGAGTCTAAAATTGTTACTCGGTTTTGGATTGTAGGTATCCTCTTAGCTGTTTTAACCATTGTAACATTAAAAGTAAGATAG
- a CDS encoding FtsW/RodA/SpoVE family cell cycle protein, whose product MGLKSTLQRYFKGDPILWGVIAVLAAVSLLAVYSSTGSLAYKYQGGNTYYYMLKHFVFLLVGITVIWAIHQMDYRMFAKYATLALWVSIGLLLITLVTGMSLNQASRWLTVPGIGISFQPSELAKLALIMYIARTLARNQDDKHGAKEAFKPIVTYVGIVCLLIFTEDFSTAFLIGFIAFLLMFIGRVPFKYLLGTVGAVALLVTVLFLASPYLPFLHRAETWKARIERFMDDEGQESEGSYQSRQAQMAVATGGLLGKGPGNSKQRNFLPHPYSDFIFAIIVEEWGAMGAFFVIMCYVVFLFRAGVIVRGSTRTFPAFLAIGLSYLLVFQGFFNMGVAVGLFPVTGQPLPLVSMGGTSIIFTCVAMGAILSVSRNNMEEAQRLKEDAQETV is encoded by the coding sequence ATGGGATTAAAGTCGACTTTGCAAAGGTATTTTAAGGGTGACCCTATATTATGGGGCGTGATTGCTGTGTTGGCGGCTGTTTCTTTGTTGGCAGTGTATAGTTCAACGGGTTCGTTGGCGTATAAGTATCAAGGAGGAAATACGTATTATTATATGCTCAAGCATTTTGTCTTTTTGCTGGTTGGTATTACGGTTATTTGGGCTATTCATCAGATGGACTATCGGATGTTTGCCAAGTATGCTACTCTGGCATTGTGGGTGTCCATCGGATTGTTGCTGATTACCTTGGTGACAGGTATGAGTCTAAATCAAGCTTCGCGCTGGTTAACCGTTCCTGGCATTGGTATCTCGTTTCAGCCTTCAGAATTGGCCAAGCTGGCATTGATCATGTATATTGCCCGAACATTGGCGCGAAATCAAGATGATAAACATGGGGCTAAAGAGGCGTTTAAGCCCATTGTGACCTATGTGGGAATTGTTTGTCTACTCATCTTTACGGAGGATTTTTCAACGGCATTCTTGATTGGTTTTATTGCTTTTCTTCTCATGTTTATAGGACGGGTTCCTTTTAAATATTTGTTGGGAACTGTGGGGGCGGTAGCTTTATTGGTGACTGTTTTGTTTTTGGCATCTCCCTATTTGCCTTTCCTTCATAGGGCTGAAACCTGGAAAGCCCGTATTGAAAGATTTATGGATGACGAGGGGCAGGAGTCGGAAGGTAGTTACCAGTCGCGGCAGGCTCAAATGGCAGTGGCGACGGGTGGTTTATTAGGGAAAGGCCCGGGTAATAGTAAGCAACGAAATTTTCTACCTCACCCTTATAGCGATTTCATTTTTGCCATCATTGTTGAGGAGTGGGGTGCCATGGGAGCATTTTTTGTTATCATGTGCTATGTGGTCTTCTTGTTTAGGGCAGGTGTGATTGTACGAGGTAGTACGCGTACCTTTCCTGCGTTTTTAGCGATTGGATTGTCTTATTTGTTGGTGTTTCAAGGCTTCTTTAATATGGGTGTGGCCGTAGGATTATTTCCTGTTACAGGACAGCCTTTGCCCTTGGTGAGTATGGGGGGAACATCTATTATATTTACCTGTGTAGCTATGGGTGCCATCTTGTCTGTGAGTAGAAATAACATGGAAGAGGCGCAGCGCTTAAAGGAGGATGCGCAGGAGACTGTTTAA
- the murC gene encoding UDP-N-acetylmuramate--L-alanine ligase, with protein sequence MDFSKVKSVYFIGIGGIGMSALARYFKANGYAVAGYDRAQTVLIDELQKEGIEICFEDELALISDVYKNPLSTLVVYTPAVSLEHEQLCYFSSHSFTIKKRSEVLGLLTCRKKGICVAGTHGKTTISTMVAHLLKQSAVDCSAFLGGVSQNYKTNLLLSERSDYVVLEADEFDRSFLKLKPYLALVSSADADHLDIYGDDRSVKESFVEFGGLIKAGGILLTKKEIELEFKERDEVCHLRYSLEDQEADFFADNIRLVDGLYCFDFYARGAVMKDMVLGVPGMVNVENAVGACAVACLTGVGEDEMRRALCGFKGIRRRFDYRIKRDDLVLIDDYAHHPEEIKATIRSVRALYPKRRVTGVFQPHLFSRTKDFYKDFARSLNQLDELIMLDIYPAREEPMEGVSSHIILDLVDLPVRKIVDKKKLIDEIKAVNPEVLLMMGAGDIDKEIDKVANALR encoded by the coding sequence ATGGATTTTAGTAAAGTAAAGAGTGTTTATTTTATTGGAATTGGTGGGATAGGAATGAGTGCCTTGGCACGTTACTTTAAAGCCAATGGTTATGCAGTAGCCGGATATGATCGTGCCCAAACAGTTCTTATTGACGAACTGCAAAAGGAAGGGATTGAAATCTGTTTTGAGGATGAGCTGGCACTTATATCGGATGTGTATAAAAATCCGCTCAGTACATTGGTGGTTTATACTCCGGCAGTTTCTCTGGAGCATGAGCAGCTTTGTTATTTCTCATCGCATTCGTTTACCATAAAAAAACGATCGGAAGTGTTGGGCTTGTTGACTTGCCGGAAAAAGGGTATTTGTGTGGCAGGAACACATGGTAAAACTACCATATCTACCATGGTGGCTCATTTGTTAAAACAATCAGCTGTTGATTGTAGCGCCTTTTTAGGTGGAGTTTCGCAAAATTATAAAACAAATTTATTGCTTTCAGAGAGGTCAGATTATGTGGTGCTGGAGGCTGATGAGTTTGATCGTTCCTTTTTGAAGTTGAAGCCTTATTTGGCATTGGTTTCAAGTGCTGATGCTGATCATTTGGATATTTATGGTGACGATCGTTCTGTTAAGGAATCGTTTGTAGAGTTTGGTGGCTTGATAAAGGCGGGCGGTATTTTACTTACTAAAAAGGAGATTGAACTGGAGTTTAAGGAGAGGGATGAGGTTTGTCATTTAAGATATTCTCTGGAGGATCAGGAAGCCGATTTTTTTGCAGATAATATTCGCCTGGTGGATGGCCTCTATTGTTTTGATTTTTATGCCAGAGGTGCCGTAATGAAGGATATGGTATTGGGTGTTCCAGGGATGGTTAATGTTGAAAATGCGGTGGGTGCATGTGCGGTGGCTTGCTTGACGGGTGTTGGTGAGGATGAGATGCGAAGAGCATTGTGTGGGTTTAAGGGTATTAGACGGAGGTTTGATTATAGGATTAAGCGTGATGACTTGGTGTTGATAGATGATTATGCACATCATCCTGAGGAGATAAAGGCCACGATACGCTCTGTAAGAGCCTTGTATCCCAAGAGGCGGGTGACTGGTGTCTTTCAACCTCATTTGTTTTCCAGAACCAAGGATTTTTACAAGGATTTTGCACGTAGTTTAAATCAGTTGGATGAATTAATCATGCTCGATATTTATCCGGCTCGCGAAGAGCCAATGGAAGGAGTGTCCTCGCATATTATTTTGGATCTGGTGGATTTGCCCGTGAGGAAAATAGTGGACAAAAAGAAACTGATAGACGAGATAAAAGCTGTAAATCCGGAAGTGTTATTGATGATGGGCGCCGGAGATATAGACAAAGAAATAGATAAGGTGGCAAATGCACTGAGGTAA